In one window of Drosophila innubila isolate TH190305 chromosome 2L unlocalized genomic scaffold, UK_Dinn_1.0 4_B_2L, whole genome shotgun sequence DNA:
- the LOC117781429 gene encoding DNA topoisomerase 3-alpha → MFSFLKCFRYAKCARYSYSTKQTNDMKYLNVAEKNDAAKTIAALLSNGAAHRREGYSVYNKIFDFEASVRGRNAKMVMTSVSGHLMQLEFLVSYRNWRNVDPRSLFDAPIRKSVGENYEPIKRTLEREIRGCQGLIIWTDCDREGENIGYEIIDVCRAIKPNLTIYRASFSEITTTAVRRALQQLGEPDKRQSDAVDVRTELDLRTGAAITRFQTLRLQRMFPEKIADKLISYGSCQIPTLGFVAERYKEIEAFVSEAFWKIRVLHTIEDLTVEFNWARNRLFDKEACENYLLLCLAEPEPRATVESVTVKPKHKWRPTPLDTVEMEKLGSRKLKLSAKETMTIAEKLYSKGFISYPRTETNQFSKEFALAPLVEQQTGHEAWGAFAQRVLEWGPNPRNGNKSDQAHPPIHPTKLTTNLQGNEARVYELVVRHFLACVSKDAVGSETIVNIDIAGEKFSANGLVIHERNYLEVYMYDKWSAKQIHHYEHGQRFEPTEIMLHEGATTAPPLLTEADLIALMEKHGIGTDATHAEHINTIKERGYIGVVDKGALIPGVIGMGLYEGYDAMELALAKPLLRAEFESDLKRICLGEKDPKLVLREQIQKYKEAYQQIMDKITAMDAKISQRLNETPVASASNSAVPESANSMIRELFQCPKCDQAPLALKPKKNPGSFFIGCLNFPDCKNVVWMPEECKEISVLDECCPQCGDGYHLLKFRFSTPYYRGLFNAPHGWYKNCLRCDELFRSTFNINLDQVKRVGGIVAQATNSGAGPGPGPGGGGGGTGPGPGGGGGGSRGSGPACGWGSSGGGISLGTRKTTKPGGNNAKPTKKTASKSTTQKATRTKRNNKTNNTTTTTTGSVRSYFTATSSSISQDNGSLDGFFDSNDGFEEEMLEAAAMAESTDAQPIDELDEDIAAAFAADDDADFEALVSAGGDNWPPPPSPPAAAEAAVNLDSSLTQWVRNAYEAEETPMVWGRQARAAAEPQPVAKRMRLGDNTAVDPIAAAPSVVLCSGCHQPARQHTVRNDGPNQGRQFYKCPKPKECKFFQWADDQPPAPGSVSNNKARAISSLSSGNTSSSWGTCGVENQRAGNTSDSDSWGTGGAAQQRSGDLQHRDSWSSDNKSLGWGTGGLTNKRADSTKNTASCGSAEAAQRSSQETELWGRGSSSTSWGSGRADNQRAVTSNQTTSWGSGGASQQTANNSKESNSWGSSKNSSNWAKSQATNSWGSGNNSTKFDSGSRSNNTNSNSGSNTKMRANSSSTVTITQSHKPASLKDVKCNCGKAANSLIVRKDGPNQGRPFFACPTREKSCGFFQWGDTDESQGSGGNRQSQQQGSGETTIGGSRTRRCGLCREEGHTRNKCPRKGEFDY, encoded by the exons ATGTTTAGCTTCTTAAAATGCTTCCGATATGCCAAATGTGCGCGTTATAGTTACAGCACTAAACAAACCAATGATATGAAGTATCTGAATGTTGCTGAAAAGAATGATGCGGCCAAAACCATCGCTGCCCTATTATCAAATGGAGCTGCCCATCGG CGAGAAGGCTACTCTgtgtacaataaaatatttgatttcgaGGCGTCGGTGCGTGGACGAAATGCCAAAATGGTCATGACCTCCGTGTCGGGGCATTTGATGCAACTGGAGTTTCTCGTCTCGTATCGCAACTGGCGGAATGTTGATCCTCGTTCGCTGTTCGATGCGCCCATACGTAAGAGCGTGGGTGAGAACTATGAGCCTATAAAGCGCACTCTGGAACGCGAGATTCGTGGTTGTCAGGGTTTGATCATTTGGACGGATTGCGATAGAGAAGGCGAGAATATTGGCTATGAGATTATTGACGTGTGCCGTGCCATTAAACCCAATTTGACCATATATCGCGCTAGTTTCTCCGAGATTACAACCACCGCAGTACGGCGTGCTTTGCAACAACTTGGCGAGCCTGACAAGCGCCAGAGTGATGCAGTTGATGTGCGCACCGAGTTGGATCTGCGTACTGGAGCTGCTATAACGCGATTTCAGACTCTACGACTGCAGCGCATGTTCCCCGAAAAGATTGCCGATAAACTCATCTCGTATGGCAGTTGCCAGATACCCACTCTGGGATTTGTCGCTGAGCGTTACAAGGAGATCGAAGCGTTTGTCTCTGAGGCCTTCTGGAAAATCAGAG TGCTACACACCATTGAGGATCTAACGGTGGAGTTCAATTGGGCGCGCAATCGTTTGTTTGACAAGGAGGCCTGCGAGAACTATCTGCTGCTGTGTCTGGCAGAGCCGGAGCCCCGGGCCACTGTGGAGAGTGTCACCGTGAAGCCCAAACATAAGTGGAGGCCCACACCTTTGGATACAGTAGAAATGGAAAAGTTGGGATCGCGCAAGCTGAAACTATCTGCCAAGGAAACAATGACTATAGCTGAAAAGTTATATAGTAAAGGTTTTATAAGCTATCCGCGCACTGAGACGAATCAGTTCTCCAAGGAATTCGCTTTGGCACCGCTTGTAGAGCAGCAGACCGGACATGAAGCTTGGGGAGCGTTTGCCCAGCGTGTTCTTGAATGGGGTCCAAATCCCCGCAATGGCAACAAATCAGATCAGGCCCATCCCCCCATACACCCAACCAAGCTGACCACAA ATCTCCAGGGAAACGAGGCGCGAGTATATGAGCTGGTCGTGCGCCACTTTCTGGCCTGTGTCAGCAAGGATGCCGTCGGATCGGAGACCATTGTCAATATAGATATTGCCGGAGAGAAATTTAGTGCCAATGGCCTGGTCATACACGAGCGCAACTATTTGGAGGTCTACATGTATGACAAGTGGAGCGCCAAGCAGATTCACCACTATGAGCATGGCCAGCGTTTTGAGCCCACTGAGATTATGCTGCATGAGggggcaacaacagcaccgcCATTGCTCACCGAAGCGGATCTTATAGCGCTAATGGAGAAGCATGGCATTGGCACAGATGCAACGCATGCTGAGCATATCAACACCATCAAGGAGCGTGGATACATTGGCGTCGTGGACAAGGGTGCACTCATACCGGGCGTAATTGGCATGGGTCTGTATGAAGGCTACGATGCTATGGAATTGGCGCTGGCGAAACCGCTCCTACGTGCTGAATTCGAGTCGGATCTGAAACGAATTTGCTTGGGTGAAAAGGATCCCAAGCTGGTGCTGCGCGAGCAAATACAAAAGTATAAAGAGGCCTATCAGCAAATTATGGATAAAATCACAGCCATGGATGCCAAAATCTCGCAACGTCTTAACGAAACTCCTGTGGCATCAGCGTCCAATTCCGCCGTGCCAGAATCGGCCAATAGCATGATTCGGGAACTCTTTCAGTGCCCTAAATGCGATCAGGCTCCTCTGGCGCTCAAGCCAAAAAAGAATCCAGGCAGCTTCTTCATAGGATGCCTCAATTTTCCCGACTGCAAGAACGTTGTGTGGATGCCCGAGGAGTGCAAGGAGATCAGCGTGCTGGATGAGTGCTGTCCTCAATGTGGCGATGGTTACCACTTGCTCAAGTTCCGTTTTAGTACCCCCTACTATCGTGGCCTCTTCAATGCACCCCATGGATGGTACAAGAACTGCCTGCGCTGTGATGAGTTGTTTCGAAGCACCTTCAACATCAATCTGGATCAAGTAAAGCGTGTGGGCGGCATTGTGGCACAGGCAACAAATTCAGGTGCTGGTCCAGGACCGGGACCTGGTGGTGGTGGAGGAGGTACTGGTCCGGGtcctggtggtggtggtggtggctcTCGAGGAAGCGGTCCAGCATGTGGATGGGGTTCATCAGGTGGCGGCATCTCTTTGGGCACTCGAAAGACAACTAAACCAGGAGGAAACAATGCCAAACCTACCAAGAAAACTGCAAGTAAATCTACCACTCAAAAGGCAACCAGAACGAAacgaaacaacaaaacaaacaacacaacgacaacaacaacgggaaGTGTAAGGAGCTACTTTACGGCCACCAGTTCAAGCATTAGCCAGGACAATGGCAGTCTCGATGGCTTCTTTGATAGCAATGATGGCTTCGAGGAAGAAATGCTAGAAGCAGCAGCTATGGCGGAGTCAACAGATGCGCAACCCATTGATGAACTCGACGAGGATATTGCCGCTGCCTTTGCTGCCGATGATGATGCGGACTTTGAGGCACTGGTGAGTGCAGGAGGCGATAACTGGCCGCCGCCTCCCTCGcccccagcagcagcagaagctgcTGTGAATTTGGACAGCAGTTTGACTCAATGGGTGCGTAACGCCTACGAGGCCGAGGAGACGCCCATGGTATGGGGCAGGCAAGCACGTGCCGCTGCAGAGCCACAGCCGGTGGCAAAGCGCATGCGGCTTGGTGATAATACGGCAGTAGATCCTATTGCGGCTGCTCCTTCGGTGGTGCTTTGCAGTGGCTGTCATCAGCCGGCGCGTCAGCATACTGTGCGAAATGATGGTCCCAACCAGGGACGACAGTTCTACAAATGTCCCAAGCCCAAGGAGTGTAAATTCTTTCAATGGGCTGATGATCAGCCTCCAGCGCCTGGTAgtgtcagcaacaacaaagcccGGGCAATCAGTTCATTAAGCAGTGGAAATACCTCCTCCAGTTGGGGCACATGCGGAGTGGAAAATCAAAGGGCAGGCAACACAAGCGATAGCGACTCTTGGGGCACAGGAGGAGCTGCACAGCAGAGATCAGGCGATTTACAACATAGAGACTCCTGgagcagcgacaacaaatcTTTAGGTTGGGGCACGGGCGGATTGACAAATAAAAGAGCAGATTCTACCAAGAACACAGCCTCCTGCGGATCAGCTGAAGCTGCACAGCGGAGCTCTCAGGAAACTGAACTATGGGGCAGGGGCAGCAGCTCTACCAGTTGGGGGTCAGGTAGAGCTGATAATCAAAGAGCAGTCACCTCTAATCAAACCACATCTTGGGGCTCAGGCGGAGCTTCCCAACAAACGGCAAACAACTCTAAGGAATCCAATTCCTggggcagcagcaaaaactcTTCAAATTGGGCTAAATCCCAGGCTACCAATTCTTggggcagtggcaacaactcCACTAAATTTGATTCTGGAAGTCgtagcaacaacaccaactcAAACAGCGGGAGTAACACCAAAATGCGCGCCAATTCTAGCAGTACGGTTACCATTACCCAAAGCCACAAACCTGCCAGTTTAAAGGATGTTAAATGCAATTGCGGCAAAGCCGCCAACAGCCTTATAGTTCGCAAAGATGGACCCAACCAGGGACGACCCTTCTTTGCCTGTCCAACGCGCGAAAAGAGTTGCGGCTTCTTCCAATGGGGCGATACGGATGAGAGTCAAG GCAGCGGCGGCAATCGACAATCTCAGCAACAAGGCAGCGGTGAAACTACAATAGGCGGCAGTCGAACCCGTCGGTGTGGACTATGCCGCGAGGAGGGGCACACACGGAATAAGTGTCCACGTAAAGGTGAATTTGACTACTGA